The Quercus lobata isolate SW786 chromosome 9, ValleyOak3.0 Primary Assembly, whole genome shotgun sequence region TTAATGCAATTTTCAAGGTGCCTTTTGATTCTCACACTTTCCGGTCAGGAATGCCATGCGCACCATCAATCCATAAAACACATAAGGAATTTTGCATAAATTTATTTGGgtataaaaggagaaaattaGACCACAAGTTCGTACTTTGTAGGTATCAATTTCAAAAGCCTAACACAGCTTTTACACAATGAGTGCTATCAGGAACAGcttagttttatttgttttggcaTTAGCCATGAGCCCTTCATGGCTTATTATTTCTGCCAATGGAAATGTGCTTCCTTTATTCATCAAATGGCATGTATACATTGTAAATGGATTGAGCAACAACATGACATTGTTCATCCATTGCCAATCTTCAGACAATGATATGGGCAACCACAATTTGTCTCCTGCAGCTAATTTCTCTTGGAGTTTCAGAACAAACTTCTTCCATTCTACGGTTTTTTCGTGCTACATACGCAAGGACGATGCTCAAGCCACCTTTAAAGTGTTTTGGCAAGATCCAGTTCTATTTGAGCGCTGCAAGTGGAAGAATTGCATTTGGATTGCCAAAGACGATGGAATATATATAAGAGATTTTCAGAATGAGCAGGATGAGTTTCAATATCAATGGGAAGCACTAGCAGGTTGCTAAAATGAACTTCGATATATATGACCACGCACCACTCTGTTCAAATAAAGAGTACAAATCTTTTGTACTACTTTTTGTATTACActaatcataaatttttgtgtttatttatttctttttttccattttaaacttgggctattttataagaaaagacaaaaaaattcatgacaAATTATAATTGGTGGAACATAAAAGTGGTATACAAAAgtgatttaaaaataacaaaaagaaatttgaaaacattaacAGCAAACAGCACAACAAGGAATACGTACTTCGACTAGAATATCAGTTTAAGCAagcaaacaacaacaacaaaacatgcgaagaattttgacaaaaatttcaGTTAAAGCCAGAAAACATGCATAGCACATAACGACTAGAGTATGAATAGTTCATTTTGACAAAAGGTTAACCAGATGCTAAGTTGCTAACCTTTATATTcgatctattttattattttctttccttttcaattggTTAGATTATGTGAATGAAGAGTGGCGTGAGAGAACTTATACGTCtctaataaaaaacaaaacggTAAATCAATATTATTCAATACCCATTACCCACAAGTAATAGCCATGCTTATACAAccttaactaaaaaaataaaaaaaataaacggcctaaatcacaaaaaaacaaGGATGAAAGATGGTATAAGGGTTTGTTCCTCTACTCAGATCTTTTTCCATGATCTTTTTACTATGGCAATTGACAAGAACGCTTTAGTTGCctcttatatatataggtaGCTCAAAAAAACGAAGTAGTGAGATCTTGGAAATCTAGTTTTATTCATGCTTATCAGGATTAAGAATTGGATTGAGTATCACCTATAACTCAAACTCAATTctcatatttcatttttctaaCTCTATTTTTTCACTCACTTCTGAAATAACTTGTTTGGTTTCATATTTTGGTGTATATCTCTTCTCTACAACTCAAATTTTGGCATAAAGTTGTGGGATCCATTGAAACCTATAactcaaaacttaaaaacattcgaattatgttttcagttttcaagattcaaactcaaattttcgagttttgagttatgaaaactcAACTCAAAAATCAATTCAAACAAGATGAGTTTCAGTGGACCCcacttttttgagttttgggtgatgaaaactcaaaactgAGTTATATAACTTAGTTTTCATCAATCCAAACACCCTCAATGGATTCGATGGGCCCCACATTTCTTGTTCTATTCTCATTTTCCTTCTAGTGGAGGTGGAGACCATATatcttgaaaattattttagtttggAAAATTTAGGGAACAATCACTGTATGGGGCATTGAAGCTGCCGAAGCAGTTTTTGGGAGAGAGTGTGGTGGTGGAGCCGCATGAGGTGGTGTAGCTGGCCAAAGGGGATAGAGACTTGTTGAGGTTGTTCGAGGAGTTGAAGCAATTGGTGGCAAATCTCTTTGACTTGCTGCAATTCATGAATATCTTCATTTTTGCTCCTATTCTATACATTCATCAGTATATCATGTTTTAGCCTTTCTGACCTGACGTTTTGAATTCTAATGCATCCATTAACAACCACATTATAGTATTCCTATTCTTAAGCCtaagtcccaaaattttggggaggACTATGgattcttgaaaaattagttAGGGTTGGCCATACTTTTTGTTACTCCTGTAATTGTCATATATTTTCCTATCACTGCTACtgatgacaacaacaacaacaacaacaataaagccTAAGTCCCAAAATTTAGGAGACGACTATGGATTCTCGACAAATTAGTTAGGGTTAGCCACACTTTTTGTTATTCCCTTAATTGTCATATATTTTCCTATTACTTCtactaatggtttttttttttgtcccctTAACTTGGCTTAACTCATTCTTTCTTATTGGTGAATTAGTTTCTCTCCTTTGAACATGGTTGAACCATTTTAAGTGACTCCcactcatcttttcatcaataggggCCATCACTATCTTTAAGCGAATTTCTTCATTTCAAATcctatttttatgtgtgttttCAAATATCCATTTTAACATTCCCTTTAACTTAATAAGTAATCGACAATTGCACAACACTCTTAATGTGCTTCTCCACTTCATCCACCCTACTCTTATTCTATGATTCACATCATTTTCAATCTCTCGATCTTTATGGATTATGTTCCAAGATATCAAAAGTTGTCATCCTTTGGTATTTCTTGACCATCAAGGCTTACAGGCCTTTCGTTTCTGTTTCTACTTTTAGTACTAAACTTATATTCCATATACCCTGTTTTAGGCTTACTCATTTGAAAGCCTTTCAATTCCCGAGTGTCTAGCCAAACTTCAATTTGACATTAACTCCGCTTCTAATTTCATCCActaaaattatatcatttgaAAAAAGCATGCATTAAGGGACTTTGTCTTGAATCCATTTATTGAGTTCATCCACCACTAGGGCAAAGAGATATGGACTTAATGTCAATCCTTGATGCAAACTTAAGTGATGGAAAACTCACTTGTGATCCTCCACTTATTCTCACACAAGTTACAGCTACATTGATAGTACATATATCATTAATCAACTTAATGTACTTCAAAGGAATACCTTTCTCTTCCAAAATCTACCACATAACCTCTCTAAGGACCCTATCATATGCTTTCTCTAGATCAATGAAAATCCTTGAGGtctctctatttttgttttatatagaAATAGTTATAGATAAAAAGGAAACCGATGAAAAAACTGAGGGAAAATTGATGCAATTGCTAGTCAATATAAATTAGTTTCACTTAATAAACAAGAATATTGCTTAATAAATTCCATAACTTAGATTCGCTATCTTGAAGAAATGATAACActcttgaaatatatatttccCTACAGACCCTATTTCGAGtggaaaattaaattattagaCATGTTCATTGACTTGAAAGGGTTAGCTTGacttgaaatatatttttcccTACAGACCCTATTTCATATGCTAAAGTTTGCTGCTAAAATGGTTATCTTGACTTGGTTGACATCAAAACGTGAAACATGGTAACATAACGTCACATATATGATCTAGTGTATAAGGTGCATGTTGTTGAACATGAAAGCGCGTAAGGCTAAAAATTGCTAGCATGTGGAAGCATGTGAAGTGTGTGGTTCGACACACTGAATCTTTAAGTGGCGTGTGGCAATGCGTGGAGGCTCAATTTGGGCTGATTTTGTCACCGTTATGTAGGCCTACTTGAGATCTTTTGGATGGTGGTGGTTGTGAGTGATTTTGAGATGGGGAGTTATGGCTTACAAGGATTCTAGATTTATGACATCAGATTTGGGTTGGAAGGATGGCGAAGCAAGGGTTTAATGATGACCATAGCTAAGATTATGTAGATTTGATggaagaaaaagatagaaattttgtTCTAAttcaagatcattttttttttgctttaataccatgttaaatattgtaaaataaagagAATATAAAAGAGGGTAGAAAAGTGAAAGTGAGAGAAACAACACAAAAGTTATATAATTCGTCATAACGGCCTACATCATAAAAGAAACTTTTAACCATTACATCTTTATTATAATGAATTGTACTCCTACATAACAAAGAATTCCTACATGGGCTCACAATATACATAGACCTTTTGGATCATTACATTTTTAATCCATAAAACCCTTACCTTTTTTTCAAATACTTGTAGAGGTGGCAGAGaacaattaaccaaaaaaaaaaaaaaaaaaaattatggggcTGATTGAATCTTTTGAGGGTTTTTGACAAAGCGAAACATGTTTAGTCTTTAGATTCCTTAGTGCAAGGTTCCCGATGAGCCCCTAGAGCTTTGGGCCCTCGGCAGCATTGTTTctttaagtaaaatttttctTGAGTGACTCAGATGAAAGCATACACGATCACATTTATTCTTAAGACGCACaataattaccaaaaaaaaggaaatataaaaatcaGTTCTGGCGCAATGCAAATGGCTGAAACCACAGGTTCATCCACCACATGGTTTAAGCCTTGAAAATTGGGATAATCTTTGAATAATGACACTCATATGtgcttttggatttttttttaacttgtttcttaaaaattggttaaaatatAATGGTATGTTTTAAAACTGCAAAAAtaaataggttaaaaaaaacaatataagaATTAACCTCTTTCCAAACAAACAAGTGAACAACTCTCAATAGGTCATAGCATCTCATACTcctttacagtttttttttttttttttttaattaatgaataattaatttgCATTTGAATTAATTTACTTGTTGGTTTGATTTGGTTATTTGCTCAAAGTaaaagtagagttttttttttttagaagaaagtaAAAGTAGAGTTATACCTACAAAAAGTGAGAATTGGAAAAATTGTACataataagttaaaataaacTAAACCAAGTACAAACAAAATAGCCATTTTCTAACCAATATTACCATTAGTGACCCGCGGAAACAGTATAATTTCTTAACTGTTCTTTTTCTGTATTTTCAGAAGTGATAGGCTCGATCAAATCATAATCGTCCATACGTTCACGACTAGTGACGGACGGCCTAACCAAGCTCGTCCTAGAAGAAATGGCCGTCGCTCAAGGACGAGTAAATCCACCTCCACCCCTAGAGGAACTGTTATAAAACATTAATCAGCCTTCAGATCGTTGGGAGGGGCAGCTCACCATTAACACCCCGCAGGGGCGTTACCAGGCAAGAATAAAGTCTCCATCAAGACTCCACCAACGGCTAAAAGAAACCACCTGTGAGTGCATGCATATAAATACATAACCCCAAAAGGGGGGGAGGTAAGGCAAAAACTCTAGCATATTATTTTCACAGCTCTCTTTTGTCAAtctttctgactttggcatcggagactttTTGGCAGGCACCACGCCGGCGAGCTACATCCATTCTTCCCTTCACTCGTTCTTGGGGATTGGGTTGGTTGAGGACGACTTCAATCTGGACGATCATACTTGACTGACGATCTGAGCATCATCaagaagaaataaggaaaaatttACTTTTGCCTCGAACTGCCTTACTCTTTTACAAGTGAATGAGTCATTTTTAGCCCTGCATATGCACATGGCTTAAGCAGGAAACATATACTTGTAGAGCAAtttaacattttcaataagTTTTATGAATTAAATGCTTTATTATACTTTTCCCTTACACAAAAGTCAGAAgtcaatttaatattaaataaatgcaTAGTATATAAATGATAGAGGActctataaaagaaaatatacttCCTCAATTccaatttgtttgtcttgtttAAAATCTcaactttttaagggaatattatttattattttgtctgctatataaaaatgtataagtttttaGAATTACCCTCATtaatttaaactattaaaaaaaaatggcattgACTTTTTAGATAAAGTAAAAggtaagatagaaattttatctattaattttaaaaaaaatgcttcattTTGGGGCATCCCAAAATGTAATAGAGGACCAACAAATTGGAATGGAGGGATTATATGATACAGGACGCTAGACTACATGATTTTGAGATCAGGCCATGCAATTTCAAATCAAAGGTTCTAAttgaaagtttcaaaatttacttttaatctcagcctttgaataaaaaatcttttaacCTTTAATTCTTTACCATTTTACTtttacacttatttttttaacttctctCTCACAACTTTATGGTGAATTGCACAATCCCTAAAATGCAAATGTTTGTGCTTCACCCTTCAGCCAAAAGCACctcatacttttttttcccctcctccTGTAACTCTTTGAGCAATTCACTATTCTTTTCGAATCCTCCTGTCTCATGCACACTAAATAATTATAGGGAGAAATTTCTTGGACACTATTCCTAAGATGCTAGATGAGAGTTTTGAACTAAGGAATTAATGAATCTCTTATCTCACAACAACTTTCAATTTACTAGACCAACTCCCTGTGGTTACCATGCATCACACTTGGGCtgattaacaaattaaaataagaaaaaaattaagtgaCAGAGAGACCATCATTATTAATTGCAATAATATGCTTTGCATTCAGTGATACTGATGCATTTGTCCCAAAGAGACGATGATGCTTATCTTGTTATCTGTGTTATGTGAATAAGTCTCTCTTGTACTATAATAATTCTTGCCATATCCCTAGTGAGAAGCATGGCTGAATAGaccaaaaaacaattaaatagtAGTAATTATGGAAAGCAGTGTAAACTGTATAGACAATAGGACGCCTAAAGTCCCTTGTGTAATCAAGAGATTATGTTAATgcgaaaaaagaaacaaaagcaatgaataattttatagttGAGGAGGCTGGATAGTTTGATTTTTTGCTACCGGCAAAACAGATATATTCCGCAAAGCACACATTTTATACTTTCATAGCTCATCTTATACAAACTGaagaaatactaaaaattatttatagaaaAGCATAGGAGAATCAATTTCCCCCAAGTTCCATAGATGCATCTCGATCAATTCAAATGATGGGAAACACTctttgaatgaaaatttgaacttgctcacaaagaaaaagaatcaaaGCTAATGCGAATGACCTTCAAAGTTCAAAGGAGTggcacaaaaatcaaaaataaagaCAGCCCACATCACTGACAAATATTGAGGAAAACAATGCAAGAACACATGAAGCATTGCTAATGAGTAAATTTTACAATACCTGTTCAATTCAGTGAGACTAAAATATACTATAAGCTAAGATTAAGAACAGAACCCCGAGGTGAAAGTGATGG contains the following coding sequences:
- the LOC115961828 gene encoding S-protein homolog 74-like yields the protein MSAIRNSLVLFVLALAMSPSWLIISANGNVLPLFIKWHVYIVNGLSNNMTLFIHCQSSDNDMGNHNLSPAANFSWSFRTNFFHSTVFSCYIRKDDAQATFKVFWQDPVLFERCKWKNCIWIAKDDGIYIRDFQNEQDEFQYQWEALAGC